Part of the Paenibacillus sp. JNUCC32 genome is shown below.
GGCTGTCCGGGAACCAGAACTTGATTATAACCGTCGCCGCCGCGAGCTCGGCGGCAATGGTAACGGCCCAGTTGTACCAGAAGTTCCAGCCGACGGCAAATCCGAAGGCGGGACTGACAAACCGGGAGGCGTAGGTGCTGAATGAGCCGGAATCCGGAAGATACGTAGCGAGTTCGCCCAGGCTGGTCATCAGAAAGTAAACCATGAGGCCTACGGCGGCATACGCGATAAGCGCTCCGCCCGGACCGGCAGAGGCGATGGCCGTTCCGCTTGCCAGGAACAGGCCCGTACCGATTGATCCGCCAAGGGCGATCATCGTCATATGACGGGCTTTAAAGCTCTGCTTAAGCGAAGCAGCCGGTGCTTTTTTGCGATTCAAGGTCGAACACTCCTTCTATACATTAAGAAATGATATTTAAAATATACCCTGTTAGAACAAAAAGACCGCAGGTCCTATACCTGCGGTCTTGATCGTATCCGCATCATACCCTCCATGAAGATAGCACAACACGAGGAAATCCCCCGTGACAGTTCCGTCTCTTTCGACAACGGCCCCAGCACAGGATACAAGAGGATACCCTGCACTTCGGCATTCATGCCTTTCACTGTGCTTCACCGGCTTCTCTTTGCCTCGGCACAACTACTGATCATGTCTGCAACCTCTACCTCATCTTGGAATGATGAGGCTATCTGTATATTCAATTCTAACAAGAGAGTCCTAAGTATAAATCACATTCCATGTCAGAAGCAATGGTTAATTTTTACGGTTCAAGGCGGTTTCCGCCAGCGATTACGATTGATTCCGTTTAGCCATTTGCTGCCAGACGGTTCCGGCAGCTTCTTCGCCGGATTCGATGCGCTCCAGCGCCATTCGCGCCTGCAGGCTTACTTCGAATTCCGGATCGTTGGCGGCTTCTTCAAGGGCGGAACGCGCTTCCTCCGTACCGACTTCGTATAGGAAGCGGGCTGCACGCCAGCGAACGATCTTGCTGCTGTCTTTGAGCGATTCGACCATGACCGGGGTAGCGGCGGCATCGCCGATATCGGACAAGGTATCTCCAGCGGTACGGCGAACGGCCGGCGTTTCGTCGCGCATGGCTTCATACAGGAGCTCCATCGCTTCAGGCGTCCGAAGGTCGCCCAAGTACACGACGACGAGCCGTCGGATCTGCATCTTCGGATCCCGAAGCGCTTTGCGAAGCAGCGGAATGTGTTTCTCCGTCGGCTCCAGCGCATCCAGCGCGGCATAACGTACGCGCCAGTCCTCATCCTGCATCGCGGCCTCGGTTTCCTCGTCCGTCAGCTTCCGGCGCTGCTCGACGAAATCCTCGTCGCTGGCACCGTGGGCAATCGCCTGGGCAATGACCTTATCGAGGCGCTCCTGCGGGAATGCGGCTTCCAGCTCCTGCTCCACGTCACGGGCGATGTCTTCCAGCTGGCCGTAGCGTACGCCGTACTCCTTGAGCTTGCGTTCCTTGATAAGCGAGGAAGTCCCTACCGCGGCTACGGCTTGGGAGAAGCGCTCCGACAGACCGATACGTTCTTCCTGATTCCCGCTTTTGACACGAATTTGCATCGGAATATTGCGGAAATATTGCACGAACACCTGGGCTTCCCCAAATGCGATATCATCAGCGTCTTCCTTGAGTCCGGCGGCGAGTCCCTCCTGGCCGAATATTTCCTGAACGGCGCCCAGAATGGAAGGCCAATCGGCGTTGCCTTTACGGTCGAGCGCGATGAAATCGAGGGTGTGGAACACGCTCTTTACGCCAGGGATATGGAGCAGCTGCCTGATCCAGGGAGGAGCCGACCGTTCGTTGTCTAGTGTATATGTTCTGCGAATTCCGGACTCCAGGGTTTCGTCAAGATGAAGCATCATGGAGTTCGGGCTCGGGGTTGGTTCAATGAATGTAATTTTCATGGGTTTTTATCGCCTCCTTATCCTCTTATTGTACCTCTTTTCCATGCCGGAAAAAACATCATGCACAGGATTCCAACAAATTGACCGGACTTTGGATAAAAAGAGGAAGGGTTTGTAAAACTGATAATGTTGGATGGAATTCATTCATGTTTTTCAAAGAATTACGGCGAAGGGCGGCACCCCTTGCAGGAAGTCCGAAATACATAAGGGAGGCTAGGCTGTCGATGTACAGGAAGCAGGAGAAAAAGCTTGCGATTCTATGTTTTATCGTGGCGGCCATTATGCTGTACGGGGCCGTGAAAGGATATTTGCGCTACATGCATCATTTTGGATAACACACCCGAGGAGTGAACCTGATGTCATCACTGGATCCAGTACTGATGAGCCGGATACTGACCGGACTGACCCTGTTTGTACATATTGTTCTGGCAACCATCGGCGTCGGGATCCCCATTATGCTGGCTCTGGCGGAGTGGAGGGGGATCCGGACGGGGGACGACCATTATACCTTGCTCGCCAGGCGCTGGGCGCGGGGATACGTGATTACCGTAGCTGTCGGCGTCGTGACAGGAACCGCCATCGGCTTGCAGCTCAGCCTGCTGTGGCCCACCTTTATGCGCGTAGCCGGTAAGGCCATTGCGCTGCCGCTGTTCATGGAAACCTTCGCTTTTTTTGTGGAGGCGATCTTTCTTGGCATTTATCTCTATACGTGGGATCGGTTCAAAAACAAATGGACCCACTTGCTGCTGCTAATTCCCGTGGCGATCGGCTCCTCCGCTTCTGCATTCTTTATCACGAGCATGAATGCATTTATGAACCAGCCGCAGGGCTTTGAGCTGGTGGACGGGGTGTTTACGAACGTGAATCCGTTCGTGGCCATGTTCAATCCGGCGACGCCGACCAAGGTGAGCCATGTGCTGGCGTCGGCGTTTACGACAAGCGCAGCGGCGCTGGCCAGCATCGCGGCTTTCAGCTTACTTCGGGGAAGCAGGCACGTCTATTTTAAGAAAGCGCTGAAGCTCACCGTCGTTTCCACCTTTGTGTTTGCCGTGGCCACCGTGATGATCGGAGACTTTTCCGGCAAATTCCTGGCCAAATACCAGCCCGAGAAACTGGCGGCCGCCGAGTGGCATTTTGAAACGATGAGACAAGCCCCGCTCATTTACGGCGGCTTTCTGGATGAGAATAACGAAATCAAGTATGCGTTAAAGATTCCGTACGCGCTTAGCATACTGGCAGGGAACAGCCCCAGTACGGAGGTCATCGGCCTGAATGAATTTCCGGAGAACGAGAGACCGCCGATGTCCGTGCATTATTTTTTTGATTTGAAGGTGACCAGCGGCGCCGTGATCGTTCTGATTCCTCTCCTGTATATGTTCCGAAGGAAACTTCCTGGCAAAAAGCCTTACCCAAAGTGGCTGCTGCTCAGTATATTGGCTTTAGGGCCTTTATCGATGTCAGCCATATGGCTGGGCTGGTTCCTTGCCGAGATCGGAAGGCAGCCGTGGATTGTGCGGGGCTATATGAAGGTATCGGATGCGGCGACCACTTCATCGAGCGTCGGCTGGATGCTGGTGCTGTTTATTCTACTGTATTTGGTCTTGTCCGTATCCGCAATCCGCGTGCTGAGCCAATTGTTCCGGAATAAAAGCGCGGAAGAGGAAATCCGGCTGCTGGGACTCGAAATCGAAGGAGGAGACCGCAAGTGAGCTATGCCATGGTAGCCATAACCGTTCTATGGACGTTCCTGTTCGGCTATTTGCTGGTGGCCTCGATTGATTTCGGTGCCGGATTCTTCAGCTTCTATAGCGTGCTTACCGGACATGAGAACAAGATCCACAATATCATCCAGCGATACCTGTCCCCCGTTTGGGAAGTGACCAACGTGTTCCTGATCTTTTTTGTGGTCGGGCTCGTCGGATTCTTTCCCGATGCCGCTTATTATTATGGTACCGCGCTGCTTGTCCCGGGCAGCTTGGCGCTAGTGCTGCTTGCCATCCGAGGCGCTTACTACGCCTATCATACGTATGGCAGCCAGACGGGCAACAATATCGTATACATGGGACTATACGGAGCGACAGGGCTGCTCATTCCTGCCGCCTTGTCGACGATATTGGCCATCTCCGAAGGCGGCATCATCTATATGGACGGCGGGAAGGTGGAGCTTCACTGGTACACGTTCTTCACGAATCCGTACACGTGGTCGGTCATTCTGCTTGCCCTTGTCAGCGTTCTGTACATCTCGGCGATGTTCCTGTCCTATTACGCGCAGCGTGCCGGGGATGAGGTGGCGTTCGGCGTAGTCCGGGGTTATGCACTGGGGTGGAGCGGGCCGACGATCCTGGCTTCGGTTTTCGCGTTTTTCCAGATCAACCATCAGAATCCGGTCCATTTTGGGCAAATGCTGGATATCGCCTGGATGTTTATCGCGTCGTTCGTCTGCTTTGTGATCGCGGTATACCTCGTGTGGAAACGCACCCGCCTTGGCATCGCATTTATCATGGTCATGCTTCAATTCGCTTTTGCCTGGTACGGATATGGTCGCTCGCATCTGCCGTACATTCTCTATGATTACATTCACATTCATGAGAGCATCACCAACGATACGATGGCCATCGCTTTGATTACCGCGTTTATTCTCGGCTTCTGCGTGCTGGTGCCTTCCCTGATCCTGCTGATGCGATTGTTTCTGTTCGATGCGAACTACATTCGCGGCAAATCCGCGAAGAAGGGGTGAGGCAAGTGGAGGACTTCGGCATTTTCATAGCACCGCTGCTCACGGTACTGGCTGCCGTAGCCTTTATGGCGATTTACGTCGTCAAGTATAAAGACCCTTCGGATTGAGGGATGGACAAAATAAATCCGGGCTGTTTCGCCAAGAATCATTCGGTGTAAAAAGAACAACATAGCGCAAAGTTGAGCGGATAGCTCAATACGGGTAAAATACAGGGTAATGGAAGGAGGAGGCTGCATGCCAAGAATTCGCTATAACAATATCGATAACGTCAGCACGGACAAAACGCTTAAACAGTTCAAGCAGTGGCGCGACGAACGTCGTCAGAAGAAGAAGGATTATTCCTACTGCATTCCGAACCTGACGCCGGATCTTCAGTATTTGCATAGCAACCGGCACGAAACCTCCGTTACCTGGATCGGGCACGCCACGTTCTTCATTCAATACGAAGGCATGAATATTGTGACTGATCCCGTATGGGCGCGGAGAATGGGGTTTAATAAGCGCCTTGGGGAACCTGGACTTCCCATTCATGAGATCCCCCCGATCGATGTCATTTTGATATCGCATTCCCACTATGACCATATGCATGTTTCCTCGATTCGTAAGCTGTACCGTGCGGATACCACCATCATTGTACCGGTCGGTCTGCGTCGGAAAATGATCAATAAAGGCTTTCGCCGCGTGATCGAACTGCAGTGGTGGGAATCGGTCGCCATAAAAGGCGTGAAATTCTCCTTCGTGCCGACACAGCATTGGACGCGGCGGACACCGTTTGATACGAATACGTCCCATTGGGGAGGATTCGTGATGGAGCCCGTGCTGCAGGATGGAAAGACGGATTCGAGTTCTTCCGATGAATCGCCATGCAATAACGAACCCGTCGCAGAGGACGGTACCCGACTGCTTCCGCCGAATTTGTATTTTGCCGGAGACAGCGGTTATTTCGAGGGTT
Proteins encoded:
- the cydS gene encoding cytochrome bd oxidase small subunit CydS, coding for MEDFGIFIAPLLTVLAAVAFMAIYVVKYKDPSD
- a CDS encoding virulence factor, whose translation is MKITFIEPTPSPNSMMLHLDETLESGIRRTYTLDNERSAPPWIRQLLHIPGVKSVFHTLDFIALDRKGNADWPSILGAVQEIFGQEGLAAGLKEDADDIAFGEAQVFVQYFRNIPMQIRVKSGNQEERIGLSERFSQAVAAVGTSSLIKERKLKEYGVRYGQLEDIARDVEQELEAAFPQERLDKVIAQAIAHGASDEDFVEQRRKLTDEETEAAMQDEDWRVRYAALDALEPTEKHIPLLRKALRDPKMQIRRLVVVYLGDLRTPEAMELLYEAMRDETPAVRRTAGDTLSDIGDAAATPVMVESLKDSSKIVRWRAARFLYEVGTEEARSALEEAANDPEFEVSLQARMALERIESGEEAAGTVWQQMAKRNQS
- a CDS encoding cytochrome ubiquinol oxidase subunit I, with protein sequence MSSLDPVLMSRILTGLTLFVHIVLATIGVGIPIMLALAEWRGIRTGDDHYTLLARRWARGYVITVAVGVVTGTAIGLQLSLLWPTFMRVAGKAIALPLFMETFAFFVEAIFLGIYLYTWDRFKNKWTHLLLLIPVAIGSSASAFFITSMNAFMNQPQGFELVDGVFTNVNPFVAMFNPATPTKVSHVLASAFTTSAAALASIAAFSLLRGSRHVYFKKALKLTVVSTFVFAVATVMIGDFSGKFLAKYQPEKLAAAEWHFETMRQAPLIYGGFLDENNEIKYALKIPYALSILAGNSPSTEVIGLNEFPENERPPMSVHYFFDLKVTSGAVIVLIPLLYMFRRKLPGKKPYPKWLLLSILALGPLSMSAIWLGWFLAEIGRQPWIVRGYMKVSDAATTSSSVGWMLVLFILLYLVLSVSAIRVLSQLFRNKSAEEEIRLLGLEIEGGDRK
- a CDS encoding MBL fold metallo-hydrolase: MPRIRYNNIDNVSTDKTLKQFKQWRDERRQKKKDYSYCIPNLTPDLQYLHSNRHETSVTWIGHATFFIQYEGMNIVTDPVWARRMGFNKRLGEPGLPIHEIPPIDVILISHSHYDHMHVSSIRKLYRADTTIIVPVGLRRKMINKGFRRVIELQWWESVAIKGVKFSFVPTQHWTRRTPFDTNTSHWGGFVMEPVLQDGKTDSSSSDESPCNNEPVAEDGTRLLPPNLYFAGDSGYFEGFKLIGERFNIHLALMPIGAYEPEWFMTSQHVNPEEALQAFQDVKAETMIPMHYGTFKLADDTAREALDRMEAERKRLGIAKERIRVLKYGETFKVQPERRSVTS
- a CDS encoding cytochrome d ubiquinol oxidase subunit II; the encoded protein is MSYAMVAITVLWTFLFGYLLVASIDFGAGFFSFYSVLTGHENKIHNIIQRYLSPVWEVTNVFLIFFVVGLVGFFPDAAYYYGTALLVPGSLALVLLAIRGAYYAYHTYGSQTGNNIVYMGLYGATGLLIPAALSTILAISEGGIIYMDGGKVELHWYTFFTNPYTWSVILLALVSVLYISAMFLSYYAQRAGDEVAFGVVRGYALGWSGPTILASVFAFFQINHQNPVHFGQMLDIAWMFIASFVCFVIAVYLVWKRTRLGIAFIMVMLQFAFAWYGYGRSHLPYILYDYIHIHESITNDTMAIALITAFILGFCVLVPSLILLMRLFLFDANYIRGKSAKKG